The following are encoded together in the Veillonellales bacterium genome:
- a CDS encoding dihydrolipoamide acetyltransferase family protein produces MATAVNMPKLGLSMKEGIVGKWLKNEGDSVKKGEDLLEVMTDKISNKIEAPVEGTLLKIIANKKAKLPVGGLLGIIGSAGEDISQIIAANNTVKTTPAAAKTAAGKVAMAASAAVPGAKVKISPAARALAEANEIDYSQLAGSGPEGRIVKEDIEQAITEKSAAKDSRATIEVLPYEGMRQVIGENMANSWKTAPKVTHHVGVDLTAIQTLRATINADVKETEKISVTDIVVKAAARALEVHPKINATLNGDEILILQDINIGVAIAIPDGLVVPVVKNANKKSLAEVSKEIKNFAKSARRNKLDPVEMTGGSFTVTNLGGYGSVDYFTPIINQPESAILGVGRTVRKPVAVADQIVIRPIMGLSLSFDHRVIDGAPAAEFLALLIKLIEQPHKIFI; encoded by the coding sequence ATGGCGACAGCAGTTAATATGCCAAAACTAGGTTTGTCAATGAAGGAAGGCATTGTGGGGAAATGGCTGAAAAATGAGGGCGACAGCGTTAAAAAGGGCGAAGATCTGCTTGAAGTCATGACCGACAAAATTTCTAATAAAATCGAGGCTCCGGTCGAGGGGACGCTGCTTAAGATTATTGCGAATAAAAAAGCTAAATTGCCGGTCGGCGGGCTCTTAGGCATTATTGGCAGTGCCGGTGAAGATATTAGCCAGATCATTGCGGCTAATAATACGGTAAAAACAACTCCGGCAGCGGCTAAAACAGCGGCAGGCAAAGTGGCAATGGCCGCATCAGCTGCTGTACCAGGCGCAAAAGTTAAAATTTCACCGGCAGCGCGTGCGCTGGCTGAAGCAAACGAAATTGACTATAGTCAGCTTGCCGGCTCAGGACCTGAGGGGAGAATTGTCAAGGAAGATATTGAACAGGCGATAACTGAAAAGAGTGCCGCTAAGGATAGTCGTGCAACGATTGAAGTGCTTCCTTATGAAGGGATGCGCCAAGTAATTGGCGAGAATATGGCCAACAGCTGGAAGACGGCACCTAAAGTCACGCATCATGTGGGGGTTGATTTAACCGCCATACAGACTTTGCGCGCTACAATTAACGCCGATGTCAAAGAAACCGAAAAAATCTCGGTGACTGATATAGTGGTTAAAGCGGCTGCCAGAGCCCTGGAAGTTCATCCCAAGATTAACGCTACATTAAATGGTGATGAAATATTGATATTGCAGGACATCAATATTGGGGTTGCCATTGCTATTCCGGACGGCCTGGTCGTCCCGGTCGTGAAGAACGCCAATAAGAAGAGCTTAGCCGAGGTAAGTAAAGAGATTAAGAATTTTGCCAAATCGGCGCGGAGAAATAAGCTTGACCCGGTAGAAATGACAGGGGGCAGTTTTACCGTAACAAATTTGGGAGGCTATGGATCGGTTGATTATTTCACACCGATTATCAATCAACCTGAGTCAGCTATTTTAGGTGTTGGCCGGACAGTGAGGAAACCCGTTGCAGTCGCTGATCAGATTGTTATCAGACCTATTATGGGGCTTTCGCTTTCTTTTGACCATAGAGTTATCGACGGGGCTCCGGCGGCTGAGTTTTTGGCGCTGCTTATTAAACTGATAGAACAACCGCATAAAATTTTCATTTAA
- a CDS encoding thiamine pyrophosphate-dependent dehydrogenase E1 component subunit alpha produces MELNKEKLLGFYETMLTIRAFESKAMELFADNKLPGFVHLYLGEEAVATGVCGSLETKDYITSTHRGHGHLIAKGGNVDLMMAELSGKATGYCKGKGGSMHIADIELGILGANGIVGAGQPIAAGAAFACKYKKNDAVTVCFFGDGASNRGTFHEALNMASIWKLPLVFICENNMYGISNYQRDHMRVTDVSDRAAAYGIPGMTVDGNDVVAVYEAAAAAVERARKGDGPSLIECKTWRWRGHFEGDPGAYKNPAEQEAWIKKDPIPRLEQKLVELNYSQDIAEIKAKVEAKIAAAIKFAQESPNPNPEDVLKDVYAG; encoded by the coding sequence ATGGAACTTAATAAGGAAAAGCTACTTGGGTTTTATGAAACCATGCTGACTATAAGGGCGTTTGAAAGTAAAGCTATGGAGTTGTTTGCTGATAACAAACTGCCGGGGTTCGTCCATCTGTATCTTGGCGAGGAAGCCGTTGCTACCGGCGTTTGCGGTAGTTTAGAAACTAAAGACTATATAACCAGTACACACCGTGGCCATGGGCATTTGATTGCCAAAGGCGGTAATGTTGATCTAATGATGGCTGAATTATCCGGCAAAGCCACCGGTTATTGCAAGGGGAAAGGCGGTTCCATGCACATTGCTGATATTGAGCTGGGAATTTTAGGAGCCAACGGTATTGTTGGCGCCGGACAGCCTATTGCCGCCGGGGCTGCCTTTGCCTGTAAATATAAGAAAAACGATGCGGTCACGGTTTGCTTTTTCGGTGATGGAGCTTCAAACCGCGGTACTTTTCATGAAGCCTTGAATATGGCTTCAATCTGGAAGCTGCCGCTGGTTTTTATTTGTGAAAATAATATGTATGGTATTTCAAACTATCAGCGGGACCATATGCGGGTAACGGATGTTTCCGACCGTGCCGCCGCTTATGGGATACCCGGTATGACTGTTGACGGCAATGATGTGGTGGCAGTTTATGAGGCAGCCGCTGCGGCTGTTGAACGGGCAAGAAAAGGCGACGGTCCTAGTTTGATTGAGTGTAAAACCTGGCGGTGGCGCGGCCATTTTGAGGGCGATCCAGGTGCCTATAAAAATCCGGCTGAACAGGAAGCCTGGATTAAGAAAGATCCCATACCGAGATTAGAGCAAAAACTGGTTGAGCTTAACTATTCTCAGGATATAGCAGAAATTAAGGCAAAGGTTGAAGCAAAAATAGCAGCAGCCATTAAGTTTGCGCAAGAAAGTCCAAATCCGAATCCCGAAGACGTTTTAAAAGATGTTTATGCAGGTTAA
- a CDS encoding Lin0512 family protein, with the protein MKRKRYIIEMGMGADLHGGNVTKAAQRAVKDAMSRSCLCGLFDIIGIQDPNQMQVEVKIGCPQPEKVNVDEVRGIVPFGTVTVETVLGGVEVKGLHLPALGEGDDIVAAVAALTVYIDVP; encoded by the coding sequence GTGAAACGCAAACGCTATATTATTGAGATGGGTATGGGTGCCGATTTACATGGCGGCAATGTTACAAAAGCGGCGCAAAGAGCAGTGAAGGACGCCATGTCGCGAAGTTGTCTGTGCGGGCTGTTTGACATTATTGGAATTCAGGATCCTAACCAGATGCAGGTTGAGGTGAAAATCGGCTGTCCCCAGCCGGAGAAAGTTAATGTTGATGAAGTCAGAGGTATTGTGCCGTTTGGCACGGTGACAGTAGAAACTGTATTAGGAGGAGTTGAGGTTAAGGGATTGCATCTGCCGGCACTCGGGGAGGGTGATGACATTGTTGCAGCTGTTGCGGCACTGACTGTCTATATTGATGTGCCGTGA
- a CDS encoding carboxymuconolactone decarboxylase family protein — MAGDSMELMSELQEGMSLLQEESPELMAAFVHMDQAAYVEGELERKYKELIGVGIALAVRCEYCMNIHVKNALAEGASREEVLEAAAVAVAFGGSPSMAYLSTKIVKALDAFE, encoded by the coding sequence ATGGCAGGAGACAGCATGGAGTTAATGAGTGAGCTGCAAGAGGGAATGAGCCTATTACAAGAGGAAAGTCCTGAACTTATGGCCGCATTTGTCCACATGGATCAGGCGGCCTATGTGGAAGGGGAACTGGAACGCAAATATAAGGAACTGATCGGCGTCGGCATTGCTCTTGCCGTACGCTGCGAGTACTGTATGAATATTCATGTAAAAAATGCCTTAGCAGAAGGAGCCAGCCGGGAAGAGGTTTTGGAAGCGGCAGCGGTAGCAGTAGCTTTTGGCGGGTCGCCGTCGATGGCTTATTTGTCTACGAAAATTGTGAAAGCGCTTGACGCTTTCGAATAG
- a CDS encoding NAD(+)/NADH kinase has translation MGHVGIIANPASGKDIRRLVAYGTVVDNLEKVNIVRRLILSLAATGVTKVTYMPEYYGIIAGALANICSRHSPDMEFAAADICVTGTQVDSCNAAEAMANSGVDCIITLGGDGTNRLVAKGCRDVPILPISTGTNNVFPNLIEGTIAGMAAAVIAEGIVAGEPAIKPSKKLVIYKNGQPLDCAIVDAVILKDSFIGSRAVWDVAKIRRILVTRGEPHNIGISSIPGNLVPVGPGEARGADIEIGAGNLQIRAPIAPGLIECVPVQKYRYIGIGEVVELSEACVIALDGEREIEVRPDEKVQIKLTFDGPRVIDAAAALTAAVARGYNIKGN, from the coding sequence ATGGGACATGTTGGTATCATCGCTAATCCGGCATCAGGTAAAGATATCCGGCGGCTGGTGGCCTATGGAACTGTTGTTGACAACCTTGAAAAAGTTAATATTGTTCGACGGCTTATTTTAAGTTTGGCTGCAACCGGGGTGACGAAGGTAACATATATGCCGGAGTATTATGGGATTATTGCCGGTGCGCTGGCAAACATCTGCAGCCGGCACAGCCCTGATATGGAATTCGCTGCCGCCGATATTTGTGTTACAGGGACACAAGTGGATAGCTGTAATGCCGCCGAAGCTATGGCCAACAGCGGGGTTGACTGCATAATAACGCTGGGTGGTGATGGAACCAACCGATTAGTGGCAAAAGGCTGCCGGGATGTACCCATTCTTCCTATTTCCACAGGAACCAATAATGTTTTTCCTAATTTAATTGAAGGGACAATTGCCGGTATGGCGGCGGCAGTAATCGCCGAGGGAATTGTAGCAGGAGAGCCGGCGATAAAGCCAAGCAAGAAATTAGTTATCTATAAAAATGGTCAGCCGCTAGATTGCGCTATTGTTGATGCAGTTATTCTTAAGGATTCCTTTATTGGCTCGCGCGCGGTTTGGGATGTTGCCAAGATAAGGCGAATTTTAGTAACGCGCGGCGAGCCGCATAATATAGGAATATCCTCAATTCCAGGCAATTTGGTGCCAGTCGGCCCCGGTGAGGCCAGAGGTGCTGATATTGAGATCGGAGCGGGCAATTTGCAAATACGCGCCCCGATTGCGCCGGGATTAATTGAATGTGTACCTGTTCAAAAATATAGGTATATCGGAATTGGCGAAGTTGTTGAATTGAGTGAAGCCTGTGTGATTGCCTTAGACGGCGAGCGGGAAATTGAAGTTCGTCCGGACGAGAAAGTGCAGATAAAATTGACTTTTGACGGTCCCAGGGTGATCGACGCCGCTGCTGCACTTACAGCAGCGGTTGCACGAGGCTACAACATAAAAGGCAATTGA
- a CDS encoding alpha-ketoacid dehydrogenase subunit beta — MEMTYAEAIRDGMRNEMKRNPNVFIWGEDVGKFGGCFGVTGGLVTEFPDRVIDTPISETAIVGAAVGAAAAGLRPIAEIMFVDFMGVCMDELFNQAAKMRYMFGGKATIPMVLRTPCGAGMGAAAQHSQSMEAWFTHIPGIKTVMPSTPADAKGLMAAAVRDDNPVVYIEHKQLLGFKGEVPEGEYTVPLGKADIKQAGSDVTIVAWSWMVHKALAAAEALAQEGIAAEVLDPRTLIPLDTESILKSVAKTGKLVIVHEAVKTGGFGGEIAAIVAEEGLDLLDGPIKRVAMPFTPIPFSPVLENSVIPSEEKIIDAVKSLF; from the coding sequence ATGGAAATGACATATGCCGAGGCCATTCGCGACGGAATGCGCAATGAGATGAAAAGAAATCCTAACGTATTTATTTGGGGCGAAGATGTGGGCAAATTTGGCGGCTGCTTTGGAGTAACGGGCGGATTGGTCACGGAGTTTCCCGACAGAGTAATAGATACGCCGATTAGTGAGACTGCTATTGTGGGGGCTGCTGTGGGTGCGGCCGCAGCCGGTTTGCGTCCGATTGCCGAAATCATGTTTGTTGACTTTATGGGTGTTTGCATGGATGAGCTGTTCAATCAGGCTGCAAAAATGCGATACATGTTTGGCGGTAAAGCTACGATACCCATGGTATTACGTACTCCTTGCGGCGCGGGTATGGGGGCTGCCGCGCAGCATTCCCAGTCGATGGAGGCTTGGTTTACTCATATTCCCGGAATCAAAACAGTTATGCCGTCTACCCCGGCAGATGCTAAAGGCTTGATGGCGGCTGCTGTTCGCGATGATAATCCGGTTGTGTACATTGAGCACAAACAGCTGCTTGGTTTTAAGGGGGAAGTGCCCGAAGGTGAGTATACAGTTCCGCTGGGGAAGGCCGACATAAAGCAAGCAGGCTCTGACGTTACGATTGTGGCGTGGTCCTGGATGGTTCATAAGGCACTGGCGGCAGCCGAAGCTCTTGCCCAGGAAGGTATAGCCGCCGAAGTGCTTGATCCGCGTACACTTATACCCCTTGATACGGAGAGTATCTTAAAGTCTGTGGCTAAAACCGGGAAATTGGTGATTGTCCATGAGGCGGTTAAGACGGGCGGATTTGGGGGAGAAATTGCAGCGATTGTTGCGGAAGAGGGACTTGATCTTTTGGATGGGCCGATTAAACGGGTGGCTATGCCGTTTACACCAATTCCCTTTAGTCCGGTATTGGAAAATAGCGTTATTCCGAGCGAAGAAAAGATTATAGACGCGGTAAAAAGTTTGTTTTAA